One genomic region from Leifsonia poae encodes:
- a CDS encoding GntR family transcriptional regulator — protein sequence MSIEPESGEHFLPARRALADDVYDAVLALLMDQVIQPGSRASIDGIARQLNVSPTPVREALARLESEGLVVKRALKGYTAAPLLDSEGLRQLFEMRRLMEPFATRNAVGELTEENLDELERLCEDMHRSGEAAQSGEDRFKDYRDFADQDAAFHRIIAEHSGNALLSDAIARLRSHMHQYRLYFKHGVVDDTAVEHEAVLEALRRGDAVAAEQAMLDHISTSYTRISSSLDAPDAH from the coding sequence ATGAGCATCGAACCCGAATCCGGCGAACACTTCCTCCCCGCCCGGCGGGCGCTGGCCGACGACGTCTACGACGCGGTGCTCGCCCTGCTGATGGATCAGGTGATCCAGCCGGGCAGCCGGGCAAGCATCGACGGGATCGCACGCCAGCTGAATGTGTCCCCAACCCCGGTGCGCGAGGCCCTTGCCCGCCTGGAGTCGGAGGGTCTCGTCGTCAAACGCGCTCTCAAGGGGTACACCGCGGCGCCTCTGCTCGACAGCGAAGGTCTGCGTCAGCTCTTCGAGATGCGTCGGCTGATGGAGCCGTTCGCCACTCGGAACGCGGTGGGGGAGCTCACCGAGGAGAACCTCGACGAGCTCGAACGGCTCTGCGAAGACATGCATCGCAGCGGTGAGGCGGCGCAGAGCGGCGAAGACCGGTTCAAGGACTACCGCGATTTCGCCGATCAGGATGCGGCCTTCCACCGCATCATCGCCGAGCACTCGGGCAATGCGCTGCTCTCGGATGCGATCGCGCGCCTCCGCTCGCATATGCACCAGTACCGCCTCTACTTCAAGCACGGCGTGGTCGATGACACGGCCGTCGAACACGAAGCGGTGCTCGAGGCGCTCCGTCGGGGGGATGCGGTGGCTGCCGAACAGGCGATGCTCGACCACATCAGCACCTCGTACACCCGCATCTCCTCGAGCCTCGACGCGCCCGACGCCCACTGA
- a CDS encoding nuclear transport factor 2 family protein — MTAIDVDTIARSYIEAVGRHDLAALDDLLGDDAVAAFAGAPLDKTGWIAALRRLLPALLRNEIREIFVDGDRACVVYDFVTDTEAGAVRCVELLTVTDGRIRSIELVLDRVAFAPVNQALSALQAP, encoded by the coding sequence ATGACCGCCATCGACGTCGACACCATCGCCCGCTCCTACATCGAGGCCGTCGGCCGGCACGACCTGGCCGCTCTCGACGACCTCCTCGGTGACGATGCCGTCGCCGCCTTCGCGGGCGCACCGCTGGACAAGACCGGCTGGATCGCCGCACTGCGCCGACTACTGCCGGCCCTCCTCCGCAACGAGATCCGCGAGATCTTCGTCGACGGCGACCGGGCCTGCGTCGTCTATGACTTCGTGACCGACACCGAAGCGGGTGCTGTCCGCTGTGTCGAACTTCTCACCGTGACCGACGGCCGCATCCGGAGCATCGAGCTGGTGCTCGACCGGGTGGCTTTCGCGCCCGTGAACCAGGCGCTCAGCGCGTTGCAGGCTCCGTGA